The following are encoded together in the Leptotrichia sp. OH3620_COT-345 genome:
- a CDS encoding redoxin family protein → MKKIITLLLVILSFNILAAGGNSLNGIQLKDINNNTVSLSKYKGKKVYVKMWASWCPICLSGLHEIDVLSGEKNKNFEVITIVSPGHKGEKPKDKFIQWYKGLNYKNVTVLLDEKGEILKKAQVRGYPSNLILDANLNITKVLPGHLNTAQIKGALK, encoded by the coding sequence ATGAAAAAAATTATCACGTTATTACTTGTAATATTAAGTTTTAATATTTTAGCCGCAGGAGGTAATTCATTGAACGGAATTCAATTAAAAGATATAAATAATAATACTGTTTCACTCAGTAAATATAAAGGAAAAAAAGTTTATGTAAAAATGTGGGCTTCTTGGTGTCCTATATGTCTTTCAGGACTCCATGAAATAGATGTCCTTAGTGGAGAAAAAAATAAAAATTTTGAAGTAATAACTATAGTTTCTCCGGGGCATAAAGGCGAAAAACCTAAAGATAAATTTATACAATGGTATAAAGGATTAAACTATAAAAATGTAACCGTATTGTTAGATGAAAAAGGGGAAATACTTAAAAAAGCCCAAGTTAGAGGATATCCTTCAAATTTAATATTGGATGCAAACTTAAATATTACAAAAGTATTACCCGGTCACCTGAATACAGCACAAATAAAAGGAGCTTTAAAGTAA
- the msrB gene encoding peptide-methionine (R)-S-oxide reductase MsrB produces the protein MKYKGLVLFAISATLLSAAMVMKNDNMSKKKTETKNMNKKDGTMMNDKQITKSDIKEDIREIYLAGGCFWGIEAYMERIYGVKDATSGYANGKTDSTNYQILHGTDHAETVHVKYDANKISLDKLLKYYFQVIDPTSINKQGNDRGRQYRTGIYYTNIKDKETIVREIKEQQQKYSDKIQVEVEPLKHYILAEEYHQDYLKKNPNGYCHIDLEQADNIIIDPKDYPKPSDKELQAKLTPLQYSVTQKKNTEHSFSNEYWDNHEAGLYVDITTGEPLFSSKDKYDSGCGWPSFTKPIVKDVVTYEKDTSFNMIRTEVLSRSGKAHLGHVFDDGPKDKGGLRYCINSAAIKFIPLKEMEKQGYEYLVNLVK, from the coding sequence ATGAAATACAAAGGATTGGTATTATTCGCCATATCTGCTACCCTTCTTTCAGCAGCTATGGTAATGAAAAATGACAATATGTCAAAAAAGAAAACGGAAACAAAAAATATGAATAAAAAGGACGGCACAATGATGAATGACAAACAAATTACAAAATCCGATATTAAAGAGGATATAAGAGAAATTTATCTCGCAGGAGGTTGTTTCTGGGGGATAGAAGCGTATATGGAAAGAATTTACGGAGTTAAAGATGCTACTTCAGGTTACGCTAATGGTAAAACAGATTCTACAAATTATCAGATTTTACACGGAACTGATCATGCAGAAACAGTACATGTAAAATATGATGCAAATAAAATTTCCCTTGACAAATTACTGAAATATTATTTTCAGGTTATAGATCCTACAAGTATAAACAAACAGGGAAACGACAGAGGAAGACAATACCGTACAGGTATATATTATACAAATATTAAAGATAAAGAAACTATTGTTAGAGAAATAAAAGAACAACAGCAAAAATATAGCGATAAAATCCAAGTTGAAGTTGAACCGTTAAAACATTATATATTAGCTGAAGAATACCATCAGGATTATTTAAAGAAAAATCCTAACGGATATTGCCATATAGATTTGGAACAAGCTGATAACATTATTATAGATCCTAAAGACTATCCTAAACCAAGCGACAAAGAATTACAGGCAAAACTTACACCTTTACAATACAGCGTTACTCAAAAGAAAAATACTGAACATTCATTCAGCAATGAATACTGGGATAATCATGAAGCAGGACTTTATGTAGACATAACTACAGGCGAACCTTTATTTTCTTCAAAAGATAAATATGATTCGGGTTGCGGTTGGCCAAGCTTCACTAAACCTATTGTAAAAGATGTTGTAACTTATGAAAAAGATACAAGTTTCAATATGATAAGAACCGAAGTTTTAAGTAGAAGCGGGAAAGCTCATTTAGGACACGTGTTTGATGACGGCCCGAAAGACAAAGGCGGACTTAGATATTGTATAAACAGTGCCGCAATAAAATTCATACCGTTAAAAGAGATGGAAAAACAAGGTTACGAATATCTTGTAAATTTAGTTAAATAA
- a CDS encoding cytochrome c biogenesis protein CcdA, whose product MFGQQLLIGSVFLAGLASFFSPCIFPIVPVYLGILSKGKRTVINTFLFIMGLSLTFVSLGFSFGFLGNIFFNDNIRIISGIIVIILGIHQMGILKFKQLEKTKLLEIKTDGKSSSLEALILGLTFSLGWTPCVGPILTSVLALSGDRGSAIYGGMMMFIYVLGLATPFILFSFFSKELLKRTRSLNKYLDKFKIIGGILIIFMGILLITNKLHF is encoded by the coding sequence ATGTTTGGACAGCAATTATTAATAGGAAGTGTGTTTTTAGCAGGACTTGCTTCATTTTTTTCACCTTGTATCTTTCCTATTGTTCCTGTATATCTCGGGATTTTAAGTAAGGGCAAAAGAACTGTAATAAATACGTTTCTATTTATAATGGGATTATCCCTCACATTTGTAAGTTTAGGGTTCAGTTTCGGATTTCTAGGAAATATTTTTTTTAACGACAACATAAGAATAATCTCAGGAATAATAGTTATAATTTTAGGAATACATCAGATGGGTATATTGAAATTTAAACAGTTAGAAAAAACCAAACTGCTTGAAATAAAAACTGACGGGAAAAGTTCATCTCTTGAAGCGTTAATATTAGGATTGACATTCAGTCTAGGCTGGACTCCCTGTGTGGGACCGATTTTAACATCAGTCCTTGCCCTTTCAGGAGACAGAGGTTCTGCAATATACGGAGGAATGATGATGTTTATTTATGTTTTAGGACTGGCTACACCTTTTATCCTGTTTTCATTTTTTTCTAAAGAGCTGTTAAAGAGAACAAGATCTTTGAATAAATATCTGGATAAATTTAAAATCATCGGAGGAATACTTATTATTTTTATGGGCATTTTACTTATAACAAATAAATTGCATTTTTAA